A single window of Populus nigra chromosome 17, ddPopNigr1.1, whole genome shotgun sequence DNA harbors:
- the LOC133677298 gene encoding probable aspartyl protease At4g16563, translating to MASSLLLFLLSFLILITSSKSTPTTITIPLSAPSFTKLIVSSKEPWGSLNHLASLSLSRAHHIKSPKTNFSLIKTPLLPRSYGGYSISLNFGTPPQTTKFVMDTGSSLVWFPCTSRYLCSECNFPNIKEKGIPTFLPKLSSSSKRIGCKNPRCSMIFGPEIQSKCQECDSTAQNCTQTCPPYVIQYGSGSTAGLLLSETLDFPNKKTIPDFLVGCSIFSIKQPEGIAGFGRSPESLPSQLGLKKFSYCLVSHAFDDTPTSSDLVLDTGSGSGVTKTAGLSHTPFLKNPTTAFRDYYYVLLRNIVIGDTHVKVPYKFLVPGTDGNGGTIVDSGTTFTFMENPVYELVAKEFEKQMAHYTVATEIQNLTGLRPCYNISGEKSLSVPDLVFQFKGGAKMALPLSNYFSFVDSGVICLTIVSDNVAGPGLGGGPAIILGNYQQRNFYVEFDLENEKFGFKQQSCA from the coding sequence ATGGCTTCTTCTCTGcttctctttctcctctcttttcttatCTTAATCACTTCATCAAAATCAACACCAACAACCATTACCATCCCTCTATCAGCTCCCAGCTTCACCAAACTGATTGTGTCCTCAAAAGAGCCATGGGGTTCACTCAATCACCTCGCTTCTCTATCTCTCTCAAGAGCCCACCACATCAAGTCGCCAAAAACCAATTTTTCTCTCATCAAGACCCCTCTTTTACCACGTAGCTATGGTGGCTACTCAATATCTCTCAACTTTGGTACTCCTCCGCAGACAACCAAATTTGTCATGGACACTGGTTCTAGTCTTGTTTGGTTTCCTTGTACCTCTCGCTATCTTTGCTCAGAATGTAACTTTCCaaacattaaagaaaaaggaatccCAACATTTTTACCAAAACTATCATCCTCTTCAAAGCGTATTGGTTGTAAGAATCCCAGGTGCTCTATGATTTTTGGCCCCGAGATTCAGTCCAAATGCCAAGAATGTGACTCCACTGCCCAAAACTGCACTCAAACTTGCCCACCTTATGTAATACAATATGGTTCAGGCTCCACAGCTGGACTTCTACTATCTGAAACTCTCGATTTCCCAAACAAGAAAACCATACCCGATTTTCTTGTCGGGTGCTCCATTTTCTCCATCAAACAACCCGAAGGGATTGCCGGTTTCGGTCGGAGCCCAGAATCACTCCCTTCACAATTGGGTCTCAAGAAATTCTCTTACTGTTTAGTATCTCACGCTTTTGATGACACTCCAACAAGCAGTGACCTTGTTTTGGATACCGGGTCGGGTTCGGGTGTTACCAAGACCGCAGGGCTTAGCCACACACCCTTTCTGAAGAATCCAACCACTGCATTTCGAGATTATTACTATGTATTGCTGCGTAACATTGTAATAGGGGACACTCATGTTAAGGTGCCGTACAAGTTTTTGGTGCCAGGAACAGATGGAAATGGAGGGACTATTGTGGACTCAGGAACAACATTCACATTCATGGAGAACCCAGTTTATGAGTTGGTGGCTAAAGAATTTGAGAAGCAAATGGCCCATTATACAGTAGCCACtgagattcaaaatctgacCGGTTTAAGGCCTTGTTACAATATTTCTGGTGAGAAATCACTTTCTGTCCCGGATTTGGTTTTTCAGTTCAAGGGTGGTGCTAAGATGGCATTACCtttgtcaaattatttttcgTTTGTTGATTCGGGAGTTATATGCTTGACAATCGTGAGTGATAATGTAGCTGGTCCGGGACTTGGAGGTGGACCGGCCATTATTTTGGGGAATTATCAGCAGAGGAATTTTTATGTGGAGTTCGATTTGGAGAATGAGAAATTTGGGTTCAAGCAACAGAGTTGTGCATGA